The following proteins are encoded in a genomic region of Limosilactobacillus reuteri subsp. reuteri:
- a CDS encoding type 1 glutamine amidotransferase — translation MAKYHLHLAHLYGDLLNTYSDVGNIIALQYYAKQMDADIDVKVISIDNDFNPQDFDLALFGGGQDYEQLVVSKDLPNKKAGIDKFINDGKPLLAICGGYQLLGHYYIGADGEKIPGLGILDHYTLSQDNHRFIGDITIKNEESNQEYHGFENHNGRTFLGKGERPLGKVISGNGNNGEDHTEGAIYKNTYCSYFHGPILTRNGEIAKKILLAALEHKYPDADLSSQKALKIKPTF, via the coding sequence ATGGCAAAATATCACTTACACCTCGCCCACCTCTACGGCGATTTATTAAATACTTATAGTGATGTCGGTAATATTATCGCCCTTCAATATTACGCTAAACAGATGGATGCCGATATTGATGTCAAAGTCATTAGTATCGACAACGACTTTAATCCACAAGATTTTGATTTAGCTCTTTTCGGCGGTGGACAAGATTACGAACAACTTGTTGTCTCCAAAGATCTTCCAAACAAAAAAGCAGGAATTGACAAGTTTATTAATGATGGAAAGCCGCTGCTTGCTATTTGTGGAGGTTATCAACTTCTCGGCCACTATTATATCGGTGCTGATGGCGAAAAGATTCCGGGACTTGGAATCCTTGATCACTATACTTTAAGTCAAGACAATCACCGGTTCATTGGAGATATTACCATCAAAAACGAAGAAAGCAATCAAGAGTACCATGGCTTTGAAAATCACAACGGCCGCACATTCTTAGGAAAAGGTGAGCGTCCGCTTGGTAAAGTAATTTCTGGTAATGGAAATAACGGTGAAGATCATACCGAAGGAGCAATCTATAAAAACACTTATTGCTCTTATTTCCACGGTCCCATTCTTACAAGAAATGGTGAGATTGCTAAAAAGATTCTTTTAGCAGCTCTTGAGCATAAATACCCCGATGCCGACTTAAGCAGTCAAAAAGCCCTAAAAATTAAACCTACATTTTAA
- a CDS encoding Mur ligase family protein gives MTVRSSFAEFAGRSSYWFLHTFMNGGSSLPGKLTLKLDPNILQAFSKKYDLVIVTGTNGKTLTTALSVRVLREKYDQVLTNPTGSNMEQGIVTTFITAPRPKKKGLAVLEVDEANVVKVCKYITPIAFVFTNIFRDQMDRYGEIYTTYNKILKGVKLAPKATIIANGDEQLFNSKDLPNPIIYYGFNHEEKEPFNAPANTDGLLCPKCQHILKYRMRTYAGLGNYFCPNCGFHRPELTYAVTKIDKLTPTHSTFEIDGQKYTIGIGGLYNIYNALAAYSLGRFLGVSQAQIKDAFESDERVFGRQEVINIDGKQVTLILVKNPVGLNQVLDMIETDDKPFSFAFLLNANYADGIDTSWIWDGDFEKLTQHQIPQYMTGGERYKDITTRLTMAGVKDMWHEPDLTQVIDKIKEMPTEHVYILATYTAVLQLRKQLAEKGYIKGGMD, from the coding sequence ATGACAGTTCGAAGTTCATTTGCCGAATTTGCCGGGCGGTCAAGCTATTGGTTCCTCCATACTTTTATGAACGGAGGAAGTTCCCTTCCAGGAAAACTAACCTTAAAGCTTGATCCAAATATTCTCCAAGCCTTTAGCAAAAAGTACGACCTTGTTATTGTAACAGGGACCAATGGAAAAACATTAACCACCGCATTAAGCGTACGAGTTTTACGAGAAAAGTATGACCAGGTTCTTACTAATCCGACTGGTTCCAACATGGAGCAAGGAATCGTAACTACCTTTATTACGGCCCCCCGTCCAAAGAAAAAAGGGCTGGCCGTCCTCGAAGTCGATGAAGCCAATGTAGTTAAAGTATGTAAATACATCACCCCAATTGCCTTTGTCTTCACCAACATTTTCCGTGATCAAATGGATCGTTATGGTGAAATTTACACCACTTATAACAAGATCTTAAAGGGGGTTAAATTAGCACCGAAAGCAACCATCATTGCTAACGGGGATGAACAGCTCTTTAACAGCAAAGACTTGCCTAACCCAATCATTTATTATGGCTTTAACCACGAAGAAAAAGAGCCTTTCAACGCCCCAGCTAACACTGATGGTCTCCTTTGTCCTAAATGTCAACACATTCTAAAGTATCGAATGCGAACTTATGCCGGGCTAGGCAACTACTTCTGTCCAAATTGTGGTTTCCATCGACCAGAATTAACGTATGCTGTTACCAAAATTGATAAGCTTACCCCCACGCATTCAACTTTTGAAATTGATGGGCAAAAATACACCATCGGAATCGGTGGTTTATATAACATCTATAATGCTCTTGCGGCTTACTCTCTTGGTCGTTTTCTCGGAGTGAGCCAAGCACAAATTAAAGATGCTTTTGAATCAGATGAACGAGTTTTTGGCCGCCAAGAAGTCATTAATATAGATGGAAAACAAGTTACTTTGATCTTAGTTAAAAATCCAGTTGGCCTTAATCAGGTTTTGGATATGATTGAGACAGATGACAAGCCCTTTAGCTTTGCCTTCTTACTAAATGCTAACTATGCTGATGGAATTGATACTAGCTGGATCTGGGACGGCGACTTTGAAAAACTTACCCAACATCAAATCCCACAATACATGACTGGAGGAGAACGGTATAAAGATATTACCACTAGATTAACAATGGCTGGCGTAAAAGATATGTGGCATGAACCGGACCTTACCCAGGTAATTGATAAAATCAAGGAAATGCCAACTGAACACGTCTATATTCTGGCAACATATACAGCCGTTCTGCAATTGCGGAAACAACTAGCAGAAAAGGGCTATATTAAAGGAGGAATGGACTAA
- a CDS encoding thymidine kinase, protein MAQLFFKYGAMNSGKSIDILKVAHNYEEQGKPVVLMTSGVDDRSGRGIIASRIGLERKVKPIMDDTNIYDYVNKMDRKIYCVLIDEAQFLKKEHVLQLIKIVDELNIPVMAFGLKNDFRNELFEGSKYLLIYADKIEEMKTICWFCPHKATMNLRIHNGKPVYEGEQVQIGGNESYYPVCRKHYFHPQLKQ, encoded by the coding sequence GTGGCACAACTATTCTTTAAATATGGCGCGATGAATTCTGGTAAGTCAATCGATATTTTGAAGGTTGCTCATAACTATGAAGAACAAGGGAAGCCGGTTGTCTTAATGACGAGCGGCGTTGATGATCGTTCTGGTCGAGGCATCATTGCTAGTCGAATTGGCTTAGAGCGTAAGGTAAAACCAATTATGGATGATACCAATATTTACGATTACGTTAATAAGATGGACCGTAAGATATATTGTGTATTGATCGACGAAGCACAGTTTTTAAAGAAAGAGCATGTCTTACAATTAATCAAAATTGTTGATGAGCTAAATATTCCGGTAATGGCTTTTGGACTAAAGAATGACTTTCGGAATGAATTATTTGAAGGTTCAAAATATTTACTGATTTATGCTGACAAAATTGAAGAGATGAAAACAATTTGTTGGTTCTGTCCTCACAAAGCTACGATGAATTTACGGATTCATAATGGCAAGCCAGTATATGAGGGAGAACAAGTCCAGATAGGGGGAAATGAATCATATTACCCAGTATGCCGGAAGCACTATTTTCATCCCCAATTAAAACAATAG
- the prfA gene encoding peptide chain release factor 1: protein MEEIFDKLQAVADRYDELNELISDPEVIADSQRFMKLSKEEGSLRETVEKYNQYKKVTQTISDDEELLRETNDDDLTALTKEELAEAREEQAQLEKELEVLLIPKDPNDDKNIIMEIRGAAGGDEASLFAADLYNMYLRYAEKQGWKVEVVDRNETEVGGFKEIALMITGDKVYSKLKFENGAHRVQRVPVTESAGRVHTSTATVGVMPEAEDVDVDIDPKDIRVDVYRSSGAGGQHVNKTSSAVRMTHLPTGIVVAMQDERSQQQNRAKAMRILKSRVYDYYQQQEQSAYDQKRKDAIGTGDRSERIRTYNYPQNRVTDHRIGLTLNKLDKIMAGDLDEIIEALIVADQTQKLEQLRNE from the coding sequence ATGGAAGAAATTTTCGATAAGCTTCAAGCGGTTGCTGATCGTTACGATGAACTAAATGAATTGATCAGTGATCCAGAAGTAATTGCCGACTCACAACGTTTTATGAAGCTTTCAAAAGAAGAAGGAAGCTTACGTGAAACGGTTGAAAAATATAATCAATATAAAAAAGTTACCCAAACGATTAGTGATGATGAAGAACTATTACGTGAAACGAATGATGATGACTTAACCGCCTTAACTAAAGAAGAGTTAGCAGAAGCACGAGAAGAACAAGCACAGTTAGAAAAAGAGCTTGAAGTCTTACTAATTCCGAAAGATCCTAATGATGATAAAAATATTATCATGGAAATCCGTGGAGCTGCTGGAGGAGACGAAGCAAGCCTCTTTGCTGCTGACCTTTATAACATGTACCTTCGCTATGCTGAAAAGCAAGGCTGGAAAGTAGAAGTTGTGGATCGAAATGAAACTGAAGTCGGTGGCTTTAAGGAAATTGCCTTAATGATTACTGGGGATAAAGTTTATTCTAAGCTTAAGTTTGAGAACGGTGCGCATCGTGTTCAACGAGTTCCTGTTACTGAATCTGCTGGACGTGTCCATACGTCAACTGCGACGGTTGGGGTAATGCCAGAAGCTGAAGACGTAGATGTGGACATTGATCCAAAAGATATCCGGGTTGATGTTTACCGTTCAAGCGGTGCCGGTGGTCAGCACGTTAACAAGACTTCATCAGCTGTTCGAATGACCCACTTGCCAACAGGGATTGTTGTTGCAATGCAAGATGAACGTTCACAACAGCAAAACCGGGCTAAGGCAATGCGGATTTTGAAGTCACGGGTTTATGATTATTACCAACAACAAGAACAAAGCGCCTATGATCAAAAGCGGAAAGACGCGATTGGGACAGGTGATCGTTCAGAACGAATTCGTACTTACAACTACCCACAAAACCGAGTAACAGATCACCGAATTGGGTTAACATTAAACAAGCTTGATAAGATTATGGCTGGTGACCTCGATGAAATTATTGAAGCATTGATTGTTGCCGACCAAACGCAAAAGTTGGAGCAATTACGGAATGAGTAG
- the prmC gene encoding peptide chain release factor N(5)-glutamine methyltransferase, whose amino-acid sequence MSSFVPTNYFMAQRWAKEQLQGKDIDPSAPQFLLQQSHGWDATHLLLHNRDEMPADEVDWWKDAITRLLNHEPAQYIVGQAPFYGRTFKVNKNVLIPEAETAELIDWVLQEMPSRPLKVLDLGTGSGVIGITLALERPNWHVSLSDISPAALAVAQENMAKFNLELPLIKSDLFENIDQQYDLIVTNPPYIDPDDTGEIDQAVLENEPALALFANERGLGFYHRLFKQAGQYLTTTGQIFGETGYDQEESIQELLHQTDEHAQICPRHDVAGKMRMIHAWDFSNAGGR is encoded by the coding sequence ATGAGTAGTTTCGTACCGACCAACTATTTTATGGCTCAGCGATGGGCAAAAGAACAATTACAAGGAAAAGATATTGATCCAAGTGCCCCCCAGTTTTTACTTCAGCAATCACATGGTTGGGATGCGACTCACTTACTTTTACATAATCGTGATGAGATGCCGGCTGACGAAGTAGACTGGTGGAAGGATGCCATAACAAGATTGCTTAATCATGAGCCTGCTCAATATATTGTTGGGCAGGCCCCATTTTATGGACGAACTTTTAAGGTTAATAAAAATGTTTTGATTCCAGAAGCTGAGACAGCAGAGTTAATCGATTGGGTGTTGCAAGAAATGCCATCTCGTCCATTGAAGGTCCTTGATTTAGGAACGGGGAGTGGAGTGATAGGCATTACTCTTGCACTTGAACGGCCAAATTGGCATGTAAGTTTAAGTGATATTTCACCCGCTGCACTTGCTGTTGCTCAGGAAAATATGGCTAAGTTTAACCTGGAGTTGCCGTTAATTAAAAGCGATTTATTTGAAAATATTGATCAGCAATACGATTTAATTGTGACTAATCCGCCTTATATTGACCCGGACGATACTGGTGAAATTGATCAAGCAGTCCTTGAAAACGAACCAGCCTTAGCCCTATTTGCTAATGAACGTGGGTTAGGATTCTATCATCGCTTATTTAAGCAAGCAGGGCAGTACCTAACTACGACTGGTCAAATATTTGGCGAAACTGGTTATGATCAAGAGGAGTCAATTCAAGAATTACTACATCAAACCGATGAACACGCACAGATATGCCCACGACATGATGTGGCAGGAAAAATGAGGATGATACACGCATGGGATTTTTCAAACGCAGGAGGAAGATAG
- a CDS encoding L-threonylcarbamoyladenylate synthase: MDTKIFRHGEIAQAAAAIKRGELVAFPTETVYGLGADATNEKAVKNVYLAKGRPSDNPLIVHVNSIAMVEKYAAEIPDNARKLMDAFWPGSLTIILKIKKGALSKTVTGGLKTVAFRYPDCQPTLDLIEEAGVPMVGPSANTSGKPSPTTAQHVYHDLHGKISGIVDNGPTRVGVESTVLDMSTDHPVILRPGAVTKKDIEKVIGSIDLNHHKVGKNETPKAPGMKYKHYAPKAQVYIVDEDTDWDKVVEWIRQQPFDVGMMAEEKVLQQEVLPMNAIQFSLGKNVQDASARLFDGLRQFDDQPNVKAIVTQAFPAHDLGGAYMNRLNKSAGGMHFDSNAVK, from the coding sequence ATGGATACGAAGATTTTTCGACATGGTGAGATTGCCCAAGCAGCAGCTGCGATTAAGCGCGGTGAATTAGTGGCTTTTCCAACCGAAACTGTTTATGGGTTAGGGGCTGATGCAACCAATGAAAAAGCCGTTAAGAATGTTTATTTAGCAAAAGGGCGGCCAAGTGATAATCCATTGATTGTTCATGTTAACTCCATCGCAATGGTTGAAAAGTATGCTGCCGAGATTCCTGATAATGCCCGAAAGTTGATGGATGCATTTTGGCCTGGTTCTTTAACCATTATCTTGAAGATTAAGAAGGGCGCACTTTCAAAAACCGTCACAGGTGGTTTGAAAACTGTCGCCTTTCGTTACCCTGACTGTCAACCAACCCTTGATTTAATTGAAGAAGCTGGTGTTCCGATGGTGGGACCATCTGCTAATACTTCTGGGAAACCGAGCCCGACTACTGCTCAACACGTTTATCATGACTTGCATGGTAAGATCTCTGGAATTGTGGATAATGGTCCGACACGGGTAGGAGTTGAATCCACTGTCCTTGATATGTCAACAGACCACCCTGTAATTTTACGTCCTGGTGCTGTTACGAAGAAGGACATTGAAAAAGTGATTGGATCCATTGACCTTAATCATCATAAAGTAGGCAAAAATGAAACTCCTAAAGCACCCGGAATGAAATACAAGCACTATGCACCTAAGGCCCAAGTATATATTGTTGATGAAGATACTGATTGGGATAAAGTTGTTGAATGGATACGACAACAGCCATTTGACGTTGGGATGATGGCTGAAGAAAAAGTCCTTCAACAAGAAGTATTGCCGATGAACGCTATTCAATTTTCATTAGGAAAGAATGTTCAAGATGCCAGTGCTCGTCTATTTGATGGCTTACGGCAATTTGATGACCAGCCTAATGTTAAAGCGATTGTCACTCAAGCATTTCCAGCTCATGATTTAGGGGGCGCATATATGAATCGGTTAAATAAGTCTGCTGGTGGTATGCACTTTGATAGTAATGCGGTAAAATAA
- the glyA gene encoding serine hydroxymethyltransferase, with protein sequence MNYGKKSPQLWAAIENEEQRQQDTIELIASENIVSDAVREAQGSVLTNKYAEGYPNKRYYGGCEFIDQVEQLAIDYAKKLFNAAYVNVQPHSGSQANMAVYQALLKPGDVILGMGMDAGGHLTHGATVNFSGKLYKTYGYGLNPDTEELDYDEIMALAKKVKPQLIVAGASAYSRIIDWQAFRKIADEVGAYLMVDMAHIAGLVATGTHPSPLPIADVVTTTTHKTLRGPRGGMILSKSTELGRKINSAVFPGIQGGPLEHVIAGKAQAFYEDLQPEYAEYIQQVVKNAQAMEKVFNTSKQIRVVSGKTENHLLVLDLTKTGLTGKDAQNLLDRVHITTNKEAIPNDPRSPFITSGLRIGTPAITSRGFKEEDAQKVAELISTALTNPTDEERLQEVAKGVHELTTKYPLN encoded by the coding sequence ATGAACTATGGTAAAAAATCACCCCAATTATGGGCAGCCATTGAAAATGAAGAACAACGCCAGCAAGATACGATTGAGCTCATTGCTTCCGAGAATATTGTTTCAGATGCTGTTCGTGAAGCGCAGGGATCAGTTCTAACAAATAAGTATGCTGAAGGATATCCTAATAAGCGGTATTACGGTGGTTGTGAGTTTATCGATCAAGTTGAACAATTGGCAATTGATTATGCTAAAAAGTTATTCAATGCAGCATATGTTAATGTTCAACCTCATTCCGGATCACAAGCTAATATGGCAGTTTATCAAGCACTCCTCAAGCCCGGAGATGTGATTTTAGGGATGGGGATGGATGCTGGTGGGCACCTAACTCACGGAGCAACGGTTAATTTTAGCGGAAAACTATATAAGACGTATGGCTATGGCTTAAATCCAGATACTGAAGAGCTTGATTATGATGAAATTATGGCTTTAGCTAAGAAAGTAAAACCACAATTGATCGTTGCGGGAGCGTCTGCCTATAGTCGGATTATTGATTGGCAGGCATTTCGCAAGATTGCTGATGAAGTTGGGGCTTACTTGATGGTTGATATGGCTCATATCGCCGGATTAGTAGCAACTGGTACCCATCCAAGTCCGCTTCCAATTGCTGATGTCGTTACTACTACTACTCATAAAACTCTTCGGGGCCCGCGGGGAGGAATGATCCTCTCTAAATCGACTGAGTTAGGACGGAAAATTAATTCAGCGGTTTTCCCTGGAATCCAGGGTGGACCGTTGGAACATGTGATTGCGGGTAAAGCACAAGCATTTTATGAAGATTTGCAACCAGAATATGCGGAATATATCCAACAAGTTGTAAAAAATGCTCAAGCAATGGAAAAAGTATTTAATACTAGTAAACAGATTCGGGTGGTTTCAGGAAAAACTGAAAATCACCTTCTCGTTCTGGACCTTACGAAGACTGGTTTAACAGGAAAAGATGCGCAAAATCTCCTTGACCGTGTTCACATTACAACCAATAAAGAGGCTATTCCGAATGACCCACGAAGTCCATTTATTACAAGTGGTTTACGAATTGGGACTCCTGCTATTACTAGTCGCGGATTTAAGGAGGAGGATGCGCAAAAAGTTGCGGAATTAATCAGTACAGCTTTAACTAATCCCACCGATGAAGAGCGGTTACAAGAGGTCGCAAAAGGGGTACACGAACTAACCACAAAGTATCCGCTTAACTAA
- the upp gene encoding uracil phosphoribosyltransferase yields MGKFEVLDHPLIQHKLTMIRDKNVGTKFFRETVKEISTLMAYEVARDMPLKDVEIETPIAKTTQKELAGKKVAIIPILRAGIGMVDGMTDLIPAAKIGFIGMYRDEETLKPHEYFVKLPNDITERQLFIVDPMLATGGSAMMAIEALKKRGCSEKNMKFACLVAAPEGVKAVRDAYPDVDIYTAGLDDHLNEDGYIVPGLGDAGDRLFGTK; encoded by the coding sequence ATGGGTAAATTTGAAGTGTTAGATCATCCATTGATTCAGCACAAGCTAACAATGATTCGGGATAAAAATGTTGGGACAAAGTTTTTCCGGGAAACGGTCAAAGAAATTTCAACTTTAATGGCTTATGAAGTTGCACGCGACATGCCATTAAAGGATGTTGAAATTGAAACGCCAATTGCTAAAACGACCCAGAAAGAATTGGCTGGTAAAAAGGTAGCGATTATTCCAATTCTTCGGGCCGGAATCGGAATGGTGGATGGGATGACGGACCTTATCCCAGCAGCTAAAATTGGTTTTATCGGAATGTACCGGGATGAAGAAACCTTAAAGCCACATGAATACTTTGTTAAGTTACCTAATGATATTACAGAACGGCAATTATTCATCGTCGACCCAATGCTGGCAACTGGTGGTTCAGCAATGATGGCAATCGAAGCCTTAAAGAAGCGTGGTTGCTCAGAAAAGAACATGAAATTTGCTTGCTTAGTTGCAGCCCCTGAAGGAGTTAAGGCTGTGCGCGACGCTTATCCAGATGTTGATATTTATACAGCAGGACTTGATGATCATCTTAATGAAGATGGATATATTGTTCCTGGGTTAGGCGATGCTGGTGACCGTCTTTTTGGTACTAAGTAG
- the ptsP gene encoding phosphoenolpyruvate--protein phosphotransferase — METQINGIAASDGVGIAPAYLLTKPNLSFEKYHISDPDSEKARLHRAFEKIIQKLKETKKKLVDKLNAEDLTIFDTHIAILNDPEMIKQVENRITNQRLNAESAFAEVITKMIKTLQAMTGNEYMQERASDFQNIQDQVLAELEEKKLPNLRELDHPVIVVAHSIGPADTSQMDGRFVKGIITDLGGRTSHAAIMARSLQIPAIVGCNDITKKVQNGQRVIVDGFEGSAIVEPSTNDVKQYQKIADKFMNVRQQWKKMINQPSATADGQRYKISANIGSSVDISSAIENGADGVGLFRTEFLYMKSDHLPTEEEQFNAYRRAVEQLNGKRLVVRTLDIGGDKPLQFMPLPKEMNPFLGYRAIRIALDQPEMFRTQLRALLRASEFGKINIMFPMITTLEELRAAKKIYYEEQQKLAVDHPGIGRDVHLGIMIEVPLAALNADRLAAEVDFFSIGTNDLIQYCFAADRGNDSVSYLYQPLNPTFLKLIKHIIDAGHAHDTTVAMCGEMAGDRYALPLLIGMGLDVYSMSASSILRTRSMMKQLDSKKCQKLYQQAVTTCDSMTGVKKLVQDWLVAN, encoded by the coding sequence ATGGAGACCCAAATTAATGGAATTGCAGCCAGTGATGGAGTGGGAATTGCACCTGCTTACTTATTGACGAAGCCTAATCTTAGTTTTGAAAAGTATCATATTAGTGACCCCGATAGTGAAAAAGCGAGATTACACCGTGCTTTTGAGAAGATCATTCAGAAACTAAAGGAAACCAAAAAGAAGCTTGTTGATAAACTTAATGCAGAAGATTTGACAATTTTTGATACTCATATTGCAATCCTAAACGATCCGGAAATGATTAAACAAGTTGAAAACCGGATCACAAATCAACGCTTAAATGCAGAATCGGCTTTTGCAGAAGTAATTACTAAGATGATCAAAACCCTTCAGGCGATGACTGGGAATGAATATATGCAAGAGCGGGCATCTGATTTTCAAAATATTCAAGACCAGGTTTTAGCAGAGTTAGAAGAGAAGAAGCTCCCTAATTTGCGCGAATTAGATCACCCTGTCATTGTAGTTGCCCATTCGATTGGTCCGGCCGATACTTCACAGATGGATGGCCGCTTTGTTAAGGGAATTATTACTGATTTGGGTGGGCGGACTAGTCACGCAGCGATTATGGCTCGTTCTTTACAGATTCCAGCAATTGTTGGGTGTAACGACATAACCAAAAAGGTGCAAAATGGCCAACGAGTAATTGTTGACGGCTTTGAAGGCAGTGCAATTGTTGAACCATCAACAAATGATGTTAAACAATACCAAAAAATTGCTGATAAGTTTATGAATGTCCGTCAGCAATGGAAAAAAATGATTAACCAGCCCTCAGCAACCGCCGATGGTCAACGGTACAAGATTTCAGCTAATATTGGTTCTTCAGTGGATATTTCGTCAGCAATAGAAAATGGTGCTGATGGTGTTGGCCTATTTCGAACTGAATTTCTTTATATGAAAAGTGACCACCTCCCAACCGAAGAAGAGCAGTTTAATGCTTATCGCCGAGCTGTTGAACAGTTAAATGGGAAACGGTTAGTGGTTCGGACCTTAGATATCGGTGGCGATAAACCACTTCAATTTATGCCCTTACCCAAAGAAATGAATCCATTCCTTGGGTACCGGGCTATTCGGATTGCTCTTGATCAACCAGAAATGTTTAGGACTCAGCTGCGGGCCTTACTCCGCGCATCCGAGTTTGGGAAGATTAATATTATGTTTCCAATGATTACCACGCTTGAAGAATTACGAGCAGCTAAGAAAATCTATTATGAGGAGCAGCAGAAATTAGCTGTCGATCATCCTGGGATTGGCCGTGATGTCCATCTTGGGATAATGATTGAAGTGCCATTAGCCGCGTTAAATGCTGATCGCTTAGCTGCAGAAGTTGATTTCTTTAGCATTGGAACTAATGATTTAATCCAATATTGTTTTGCGGCTGATCGTGGTAATGATTCAGTTTCGTACCTTTACCAGCCGCTGAATCCAACTTTTTTAAAATTAATTAAGCACATTATCGATGCTGGGCATGCTCATGATACAACTGTGGCGATGTGTGGAGAAATGGCAGGAGATCGCTATGCCTTGCCACTATTAATCGGGATGGGATTGGATGTCTATTCGATGAGTGCCAGTTCTATTTTACGGACACGTTCAATGATGAAACAATTAGACAGCAAAAAATGTCAGAAACTCTACCAACAGGCTGTTACAACTTGTGATTCAATGACCGGTGTGAAAAAGTTAGTTCAAGATTGGTTGGTAGCAAACTAA
- a CDS encoding YibE/F family protein — protein MIKQYWTKQRIWLLIFLVVVGIGALLFTSHNEQFYQQPIAKVISEKTVNRQRVKDQFDNVDHQYNQQLQVKLMNGKYRGQELTVQNTYSDSQPMDQRYRAGNEVFLTQLRKRGGKLTANVNGYKRDTVIVFLLWLVVLMLLLLMGRSGLFAFLSVVINALLFIIAIEIDLKQNGQHIMLLFSVLAIIFTFISLLLVLGFSKRMLATFAATVIGTFVALGVSMLVFMWTHERGIYYESMEYVTQVPRPLFLAETLLGSLGAVMDESSDIIATLFELKQLNPAVTRKQLFISGRNVGKSIMGPLINVLFLIFMVDTFTGSLLYIKNGNSWGYTYAMNMSLGTIQSLISGIGIVLSVPLVSLFGALLLGKKVQR, from the coding sequence GTGATTAAGCAATACTGGACAAAGCAAAGAATCTGGTTGTTAATTTTTTTAGTGGTTGTTGGAATTGGTGCTCTCTTATTTACCAGCCATAATGAACAGTTTTATCAACAACCAATTGCTAAAGTAATCAGCGAAAAAACGGTGAATAGGCAAAGGGTAAAAGACCAGTTTGATAATGTTGACCATCAATATAATCAACAACTCCAAGTAAAACTAATGAATGGTAAATATCGTGGGCAAGAATTAACAGTCCAAAATACATATAGCGATTCGCAACCGATGGATCAACGTTATCGGGCAGGGAATGAAGTGTTTTTAACCCAGCTTCGTAAACGAGGCGGAAAACTAACCGCCAATGTTAACGGTTATAAGCGGGACACAGTAATCGTCTTTTTACTTTGGCTTGTTGTCTTGATGCTGCTTCTCCTTATGGGACGTTCAGGGCTGTTTGCATTCTTAAGCGTAGTAATTAATGCTCTTTTGTTTATAATTGCAATTGAGATTGACTTAAAGCAAAATGGTCAGCATATCATGCTGCTTTTTAGTGTTCTTGCCATAATTTTTACGTTTATTAGTTTATTATTAGTTCTTGGTTTTAGTAAAAGGATGCTGGCGACTTTTGCGGCAACAGTTATTGGAACATTTGTTGCCTTGGGAGTAAGTATGCTTGTATTTATGTGGACGCATGAACGGGGGATTTACTATGAATCAATGGAATATGTTACGCAAGTTCCTCGACCGCTTTTTTTAGCTGAAACATTGTTGGGGTCTTTAGGAGCAGTAATGGATGAATCAAGCGATATTATCGCCACTCTTTTTGAGTTAAAACAGCTAAATCCCGCTGTTACCCGCAAACAGTTATTTATCTCTGGGCGTAATGTTGGTAAATCAATTATGGGACCGTTAATAAATGTTTTGTTTTTAATTTTTATGGTGGATACCTTTACCGGTAGTCTTTTGTATATCAAAAACGGCAACTCATGGGGATATACTTATGCAATGAATATGAGCTTAGGGACTATTCAGAGCCTGATCAGTGGGATTGGAATTGTCCTTTCAGTTCCCCTTGTCAGTCTATTTGGGGCATTATTATTAGGGAAGAAGGTGCAAAGATGA